The Kineococcus endophyticus genome has a window encoding:
- a CDS encoding carbohydrate ABC transporter permease has product MSATTVASTRRATSPAATLRRGGIRVVLAVVAFVALLPLLFLVSLSLRSVDDIANGGWLPSVFVWSNFSKAFSTVPLSTMLANSWVVAIGATVLTSLVAVPAAYVTARAGVRGERLQTVLLASYCAPPIVAVLPLYYLLKQADLTNTAVGLILVNGLANVPVAVWLLDGFVRRIPVEIEEAGWVDGLSTTGGLVRLVLPLLAPGLVAALLICLFLSYNEFLFAVSFSQSTDSQTLPVGLSLFQGDRTVQFGQQAAASLVGIVPMYVLAVVAQKWLVGGLSAGAVK; this is encoded by the coding sequence GTGAGCGCGACCACGGTTGCGAGCACCCGGCGCGCGACGAGCCCGGCGGCGACCCTGCGCCGCGGCGGGATCCGCGTCGTCCTCGCCGTCGTCGCGTTCGTCGCGCTGTTGCCCCTGCTGTTCCTCGTCTCCCTCTCGCTGCGCAGCGTCGACGACATCGCGAACGGCGGCTGGCTGCCGAGCGTCTTCGTCTGGTCGAACTTCTCGAAGGCGTTCTCGACGGTCCCGCTGTCGACGATGCTCGCGAACTCCTGGGTCGTCGCCATCGGCGCGACGGTGCTCACGTCCCTCGTGGCGGTGCCCGCCGCGTACGTGACCGCCCGGGCCGGGGTGCGCGGCGAACGTCTGCAGACGGTGCTGCTGGCCAGCTACTGCGCCCCGCCGATCGTCGCGGTGCTTCCCCTGTACTACCTGCTCAAGCAGGCCGACCTGACGAACACGGCCGTGGGGTTGATCCTCGTCAACGGCTTGGCGAACGTCCCCGTCGCCGTGTGGCTGCTCGACGGTTTCGTCCGGCGCATCCCCGTGGAGATCGAGGAGGCCGGCTGGGTCGACGGGCTGTCGACCACCGGTGGTCTCGTGCGCCTCGTGCTGCCGCTGCTCGCCCCGGGCCTGGTCGCCGCGCTGCTCATCTGCCTGTTCCTGTCGTACAACGAGTTCCTGTTCGCCGTGTCGTTCTCGCAGAGCACCGACAGCCAGACCCTCCCCGTCGGGTTGTCGCTGTTCCAGGGCGACCGCACCGTGCAGTTCGGCCAGCAGGCCGCGGCCTCCCTCGTCGGGATCGTCCCGATGTACGTGCTGGCCGTGGTCGCCCAGAAGTGGCTCGTGGGCGGGTTGTCCGCCGGAGCCGTGAAGTGA
- a CDS encoding carbohydrate ABC transporter permease: MTQLDEQRGERTRAGVPRPRRGSGGTPRAVPGRHRPGHVSTWLAAPSLAGLALMLVYPTLFVVALAVTKSSLARPLQRFTGTDNLVDAWESLAFAGSLVRSVVFAVVAALAATLIGVLLALLLHARGTRFGVVGTILLLPLVTPPVMVGVAWKLMLAPVGGAFGGLFSLLGFPGANPLGDSVGAFSALVVMHVWQWTPLVTLLVFAALLGVPEELREAAALDGAGAFRSFTNVVWPVIAPNVFSVLLLELVIGLKVFDLVTVVTQGGPGVSTIVSSFEIFRTGMRGSYEIGTAAAETLVFGLVVGVLTTVVTLLRARAVKADQ; this comes from the coding sequence ATGACGCAGCTCGACGAACAGCGCGGGGAACGGACGCGGGCCGGGGTCCCGAGGCCCCGGCGCGGCTCCGGCGGCACACCGCGGGCGGTCCCGGGCCGGCACCGTCCGGGGCACGTCTCGACCTGGCTGGCGGCGCCCAGCCTGGCCGGGCTCGCCCTCATGCTCGTCTACCCCACGCTGTTCGTCGTCGCGCTGGCGGTGACGAAGTCGTCGCTGGCCCGGCCTCTGCAGCGGTTCACCGGCACGGACAACCTCGTGGACGCCTGGGAGTCCCTGGCCTTCGCCGGGTCCCTCGTCCGCTCCGTCGTGTTCGCCGTCGTCGCGGCCCTGGCGGCGACGCTCATCGGCGTCCTGCTGGCCCTCCTGCTGCACGCCCGGGGGACGCGCTTCGGCGTCGTCGGCACGATCCTGCTGCTGCCGCTGGTCACGCCGCCCGTCATGGTCGGGGTGGCGTGGAAGCTCATGCTGGCCCCCGTCGGCGGCGCCTTCGGCGGGTTGTTCTCCCTGCTGGGCTTCCCCGGCGCGAACCCCCTGGGTGACAGCGTCGGGGCGTTCAGCGCGCTCGTGGTCATGCACGTCTGGCAGTGGACCCCGCTCGTCACCCTGCTCGTGTTCGCGGCACTGCTCGGCGTTCCCGAGGAACTGCGCGAGGCGGCCGCGCTCGACGGCGCGGGGGCGTTCCGGTCGTTCACGAACGTCGTCTGGCCCGTGATCGCCCCGAACGTGTTCTCGGTCCTGCTGCTCGAACTCGTCATCGGCCTGAAGGTGTTCGACCTGGTGACGGTCGTGACGCAGGGCGGGCCGGGTGTCTCCACCATCGTCTCCAGCTTCGAGATCTTCAGGACGGGCATGCGCGGCAGCTACGAGATCGGCACGGCCGCGGCGGAGACCCTCGTCTTCGGCCTCGTCGTGGGCGTCCTGACCACCGTCGTCACGCTGCTGCGGGCGCGCGCCGTGAAGGCCGACCAGTGA
- a CDS encoding ABC transporter substrate-binding protein — protein sequence MSAPRRSPLSPSSSRLVASRRRILSGALGVGTLAATGTLAACGDGSAASGLAAEKAVDLKGATLKLMVNQPHVLAFTDLLGKKFADEFGGKLEVTAIPYDQLTSKQILDVQGGDGEFDVFDYFYFGLGELVNADALVDLTEWIGANSEIGTDDFLPSIYDPYTLIDGKRYGLPFDGDTHVLYYNAEVFEQYGVEPPKTWDEYDAAAEKITKDSGGKVYGAIVEGQQVPMILGCSFINRLAGYGGTLVDADGKPAFAGEEGLAALQHLIDVSPSALPTPLQTGFDQANSAFLSGQGAMLDTWTDLGLKAQDPSSSKIVDKWGVVTLPVGGKNTTPRTALDAGFGLGVSSASKQQDKAAAFVEWATNKENNLLLASTAGSGIDPARKSVLDADSYAKAAGKATDVIREGLDGTPLAWPSQQGAPKALQDLVDQLALAIQGQTQPQAALDKAAESWEKELG from the coding sequence ATGTCCGCGCCCCGTCGCAGCCCCCTGTCCCCGTCCAGCTCCCGCCTCGTCGCCAGCCGCCGTCGCATCCTGTCCGGCGCCCTCGGCGTCGGCACCCTCGCCGCGACCGGCACGCTGGCCGCCTGCGGCGACGGGTCCGCGGCCTCGGGACTGGCCGCGGAGAAGGCCGTCGACCTCAAGGGCGCGACGCTCAAGCTCATGGTCAACCAGCCGCACGTGCTGGCCTTCACGGACCTGCTCGGCAAGAAGTTCGCCGACGAGTTCGGCGGCAAGCTCGAGGTCACGGCGATCCCCTACGACCAGCTGACGAGCAAGCAGATCCTCGACGTGCAGGGCGGCGACGGCGAGTTCGACGTCTTCGACTACTTCTACTTCGGTCTCGGTGAGCTGGTGAACGCCGACGCCCTCGTCGACCTCACCGAGTGGATCGGCGCCAACAGCGAGATCGGGACGGACGACTTCCTCCCGTCGATCTACGACCCCTACACGCTCATCGACGGCAAGCGCTACGGCCTGCCCTTCGACGGCGACACCCACGTCCTCTACTACAACGCCGAGGTGTTCGAGCAGTACGGCGTCGAGCCGCCCAAGACCTGGGACGAGTACGACGCGGCCGCGGAGAAGATCACGAAGGACTCCGGCGGCAAGGTCTACGGCGCGATCGTCGAGGGCCAGCAGGTCCCGATGATCCTGGGCTGCTCCTTCATCAACCGGCTCGCGGGCTACGGCGGCACGCTGGTGGACGCCGACGGCAAGCCGGCCTTCGCGGGCGAGGAGGGCCTCGCCGCCCTGCAGCACCTCATCGACGTCTCCCCCTCCGCGCTGCCGACGCCGCTGCAGACGGGCTTCGACCAGGCCAACTCGGCCTTCCTGTCCGGTCAGGGCGCCATGCTCGACACCTGGACCGACCTCGGCCTCAAGGCGCAGGACCCGTCGAGCTCCAAGATCGTCGACAAGTGGGGCGTCGTGACGCTGCCGGTCGGCGGGAAGAACACGACCCCGCGCACGGCCCTCGACGCGGGCTTCGGCCTCGGCGTCTCCAGCGCGTCCAAGCAGCAGGACAAGGCCGCGGCGTTCGTGGAGTGGGCGACGAACAAGGAGAACAACCTCCTGCTCGCTTCCACCGCCGGCTCGGGCATCGACCCGGCCCGCAAGTCGGTGCTCGACGCCGACTCGTACGCGAAGGCCGCCGGCAAGGCCACCGACGTCATCCGCGAGGGCCTGGACGGCACGCCGCTGGCGTGGCCGAGCCAGCAGGGCGCCCCCAAGGCGCTGCAGGACCTCGTCGACCAGCTGGCCCTGGCCATCCAGGGGCAGACGCAGCCGCAGGCCGCGCTCGACAAGGCCGCCGAGAGCTGGGAGAAGGAACTCGGATGA
- a CDS encoding Rne/Rng family ribonuclease, with product MTSTPEENAAATAGTTKPRRRRAASRPAGPPAHLEPTDAAGAVAGTEPDATPVAPQEPPVAPAGPPSETVSETATETAVETAADETPAPRRRARRATRKVATPEAPAPEVAAAETPAAETPAVETPAVAPEEPAAEAPAPTRRRRARKAASAPAEVPAEPEVAPAVAAAEDAPVEEAPVQAPADVPAEVTEAPAAEAVEEDQADLMDDPVLLRAAGFARGARRGGTGEPTADRAADAAARATALFFQAPDAETPPRRRRASAPAGPPPGARATDDQDHGQDHDSVDTDDSTDALDGAEGRSRDDEVLDSLRDLRRTRGGRRDERDELEDESDDDENEDGEDSDESEESDEDTRDEDGGAPRRRRRRGGRGRRSRGRDSDDRDDRDDRDDEPGAEAAEDTASEDASEDEDDSADGPDDGEEQSGSSRRRRRRRRRGGSGEGDDVSGDDPPNTVTRVREPRRPRGTGEDEVTALRGSTRLEAKKQRRREGREAGRKRAILTEAEFLARREAVERVMVVRQQDDRTQIGVLEDKVLVEHYGARQAQTSMVGNVYLGRVQNVLPSMEAAFVDVGKGRNAVLYAGEVNWDAAGLEGQPRRIEAALKSGDPVLVQVTKDPVGHKGARLTSQVSLPGRYLVYVPRGSMTGISRKLPDTERARLKKVLKEVVPPGAGVIVRTAAEGVDEDELRADVQRLQATWEAIQAKAQSKNAPLLLHGEPDLTVRVVRDVFNEDFTKVVVSGEQAWEAVHGYVADVAPDLAERLERWEGSQDVFEHFRIDEQLQKALGRKVWLPSGGSLVIDPTEAMHVIDVNTGKFTGAGGTLEETVTRNNLEAAEEIVRQLRLRDIGGIIVIDFIDMVLESNRDLVLRRLVECLGRDRTKHQVAEVTSLGLVQMTRKRTGQGLAAVLEELDAAADANPAPQPAPSSNGGGGGNGNGNGNGSGNGKSRRRRGRDRSADDAPRAESEGPDGGAGKDSGREQAKEPAHEPAKDAAVLAAIAAVAAAGRRERDTSAPGDSASAPEPASPPAGE from the coding sequence GTGACGAGCACACCTGAAGAGAACGCAGCCGCGACTGCCGGGACGACGAAGCCCCGCCGCCGTCGGGCGGCCAGCCGTCCCGCCGGCCCCCCGGCCCACCTGGAGCCGACCGACGCCGCCGGCGCGGTCGCCGGCACCGAGCCCGACGCGACGCCCGTGGCGCCGCAGGAGCCTCCCGTCGCCCCTGCTGGACCGCCCTCCGAGACGGTCAGCGAGACGGCCACCGAGACGGCGGTTGAGACCGCCGCTGACGAGACGCCCGCGCCCCGCCGCCGCGCCCGCCGGGCCACCCGCAAGGTCGCGACCCCCGAGGCGCCGGCCCCCGAGGTCGCCGCCGCCGAGACCCCCGCTGCCGAGACGCCCGCCGTCGAGACGCCCGCCGTCGCGCCGGAGGAGCCCGCCGCCGAGGCGCCTGCCCCCACCCGCCGCCGCCGCGCCCGCAAGGCGGCCAGCGCACCCGCCGAGGTGCCCGCCGAGCCGGAGGTGGCGCCCGCCGTCGCGGCCGCCGAGGACGCTCCCGTCGAGGAGGCGCCCGTCCAGGCGCCGGCCGACGTCCCCGCCGAGGTCACCGAGGCACCCGCCGCCGAGGCGGTCGAGGAGGACCAGGCCGACCTCATGGACGACCCCGTCCTGCTGCGCGCCGCCGGGTTCGCCCGCGGGGCCCGCCGCGGCGGCACCGGCGAGCCGACGGCCGACCGGGCCGCCGACGCCGCGGCCCGGGCCACCGCCCTGTTCTTCCAGGCGCCCGACGCCGAGACCCCGCCGCGCCGCCGCCGCGCCTCCGCGCCCGCCGGCCCCCCGCCCGGAGCCCGGGCCACCGACGACCAGGACCACGGTCAGGACCACGACTCCGTGGACACCGACGACTCCACCGACGCGCTCGACGGGGCCGAGGGCCGCTCGCGCGACGACGAGGTCCTCGACAGCCTGCGCGACCTGCGCCGGACCCGCGGCGGGCGCCGCGACGAGCGCGACGAGCTCGAGGACGAGTCGGACGACGACGAGAACGAGGACGGCGAGGACTCCGACGAGTCCGAGGAGTCCGACGAGGACACCCGCGACGAGGACGGCGGTGCACCGCGCCGGCGACGTCGCCGCGGTGGCCGGGGCCGCCGCAGCCGGGGCCGCGACAGCGACGACCGGGACGACCGGGACGACCGGGACGACGAGCCCGGCGCCGAGGCCGCCGAGGACACCGCGTCGGAGGACGCGTCCGAGGACGAGGACGACTCCGCCGACGGCCCGGACGACGGGGAGGAGCAGTCCGGCTCCTCCCGGCGTCGTCGCCGCCGCCGCCGTCGTGGTGGTTCGGGCGAGGGGGACGACGTCTCCGGTGACGACCCGCCGAACACCGTCACCCGGGTCCGCGAACCGCGTCGCCCCCGCGGCACGGGCGAGGACGAGGTCACCGCGCTGCGCGGCTCGACCCGTCTGGAGGCCAAGAAGCAGCGCCGTCGTGAGGGCCGAGAGGCCGGGCGCAAGCGCGCCATCCTCACCGAGGCCGAGTTCCTGGCCCGCCGCGAGGCCGTCGAGCGCGTGATGGTCGTGCGCCAGCAGGACGACCGCACCCAGATCGGCGTGCTCGAGGACAAGGTGCTCGTCGAGCACTACGGGGCGCGGCAGGCGCAGACGTCGATGGTCGGCAACGTGTACCTCGGCCGCGTCCAGAACGTGCTGCCGAGCATGGAGGCCGCCTTCGTCGACGTCGGCAAGGGGCGCAACGCCGTCCTGTACGCCGGCGAGGTCAACTGGGACGCCGCGGGGCTCGAGGGCCAGCCGCGCCGGATCGAGGCCGCGCTGAAGTCCGGCGACCCCGTGCTGGTCCAGGTCACCAAGGACCCGGTCGGGCACAAGGGGGCCCGGCTGACGAGCCAGGTGTCGCTGCCCGGCCGGTACCTCGTGTACGTGCCGCGCGGGTCCATGACGGGCATCTCGCGCAAGCTGCCCGACACCGAGCGGGCGCGCCTGAAGAAGGTCCTCAAGGAGGTCGTCCCGCCGGGGGCGGGCGTCATCGTCCGCACGGCCGCCGAGGGCGTGGACGAGGACGAGCTGCGCGCGGACGTCCAGCGCCTGCAGGCGACCTGGGAGGCCATCCAGGCCAAGGCCCAGAGCAAGAACGCCCCGCTGCTGCTGCACGGCGAGCCGGACCTCACCGTCCGCGTCGTGCGCGACGTCTTCAACGAGGACTTCACGAAGGTCGTCGTGTCCGGCGAGCAGGCGTGGGAGGCCGTGCACGGCTACGTCGCCGACGTCGCCCCGGACCTGGCCGAGCGGCTGGAGCGCTGGGAGGGGTCGCAGGACGTCTTCGAGCACTTCCGGATCGACGAGCAGCTGCAGAAGGCGCTGGGCCGCAAGGTCTGGCTGCCCTCGGGCGGTTCCCTCGTCATCGACCCGACCGAGGCCATGCACGTCATCGACGTGAACACCGGGAAGTTCACCGGGGCCGGCGGGACGCTCGAGGAGACCGTCACGCGGAACAACCTCGAGGCCGCGGAGGAGATCGTCCGGCAGCTGCGGCTGCGGGACATCGGCGGGATCATCGTCATCGACTTCATCGACATGGTCCTGGAGTCCAACCGCGACCTCGTCCTGCGCCGCCTCGTGGAGTGCCTCGGCCGGGACCGGACCAAGCACCAGGTCGCGGAGGTGACCTCGCTCGGGCTCGTCCAGATGACCCGCAAGCGCACCGGTCAGGGCCTGGCCGCCGTCCTCGAGGAGCTCGACGCGGCCGCGGACGCGAACCCCGCACCGCAGCCCGCACCGTCCTCGAACGGCGGTGGGGGCGGCAACGGGAACGGGAACGGGAACGGCAGCGGGAACGGCAAGTCCCGGCGCCGCCGCGGACGCGACCGCTCCGCCGACGACGCGCCCCGGGCCGAGTCCGAGGGTCCGGACGGCGGCGCCGGGAAGGACTCCGGGCGCGAGCAGGCCAAGGAGCCCGCGCACGAGCCCGCCAAGGACGCGGCCGTCCTGGCCGCCATCGCGGCCGTCGCCGCGGCCGGTCGCAGGGAGCGGGACACCTCCGCGCCGGGCGACTCCGCGTCCGCTCCCGAGCCGGCCTCGCCGCCGGCGGGGGAGTGA
- the rplU gene encoding 50S ribosomal protein L21, translating to MVYAIVRAGGRQEKVSVGDVLTIDRVPVASGETLQLQPLLLVDGETVTHDASALAGVKVVAEVVEEAKGPKITILKYKNKTGYRKRQGHRAKLTRVKITSIGA from the coding sequence GTGGTGTACGCCATCGTCCGCGCCGGCGGCCGGCAGGAGAAGGTCTCGGTCGGCGACGTGCTGACCATCGACCGGGTCCCCGTGGCCAGCGGGGAGACGCTGCAGCTGCAGCCCCTGCTCCTCGTCGACGGCGAGACCGTCACTCACGACGCTTCGGCGCTCGCGGGTGTCAAGGTCGTCGCCGAGGTGGTCGAGGAGGCCAAGGGCCCCAAGATCACCATCCTCAAGTACAAGAACAAGACCGGGTACCGCAAGCGTCAGGGCCACCGCGCGAAGCTCACCCGCGTCAAGATCACCAGCATCGGGGCGTGA
- the rpmA gene encoding 50S ribosomal protein L27 translates to MAHKKGASSSRNGRDSAAQRLGVKRFGGQVVSAGEILVRQRGTHFHPGAGVGRGGDDTLFALIPGAVEFGTRRGRKVVNIVAGE, encoded by the coding sequence ATGGCACACAAGAAGGGCGCGAGCTCCTCGCGCAACGGTCGTGACTCCGCCGCGCAGCGCCTCGGTGTGAAGCGCTTCGGCGGCCAGGTCGTCAGCGCGGGCGAGATCCTCGTCCGTCAGCGCGGCACCCACTTCCACCCCGGTGCGGGTGTGGGCCGTGGCGGCGACGACACGCTGTTCGCGCTGATCCCGGGGGCCGTCGAGTTCGGCACCCGTCGTGGTCGCAAGGTCGTCAACATCGTCGCGGGCGAGTGA
- the obgE gene encoding GTPase ObgE — protein sequence MSTHFVDRVVLHASGGDGGNGCASVHREKFKPLGGPDGGNGGRGGDVVLEVDPQVTTLLDLHRRPHRSAPDGRFGMGSHRNGAEGDDLVIGVPDGTIVRSSSGDLLADMVGPGTRYVVAPGGRGGLGNAALATTKRKAPGFALLGEPGEAADVVLELKTLADVALVGFPSAGKSSLVAALSAARPKIADYPFTTLVPNLGVVEAGSTRFTVADVPGLIPGASEGRGLGLDFLRHVERCVALVHVLDGATLETDRDPVSDLEAIEKELAAYTVDDGTVPLQDRPRIVVINKADVPDAVDMADIVREDLEKRGAPVFVVSAVARTGLRELSFAMAELVAASRAAAPEAVPTRVVLNPPAVDASGFTVTREEYGDAEHAQVRFRVRGEKPRRWVRQTDFTNDEAVGYLADRLARLGVEDELFKKGATPGAEVVIGDDANAVVFDWEPTMVAGAEVLGQRGSDLRFEDQSRPTRAAKREEERERRAAKAAARGELESERLAGHWTADDDQD from the coding sequence ATGTCGACGCACTTCGTCGATCGCGTCGTGCTGCACGCGTCCGGCGGTGACGGCGGCAACGGGTGCGCCTCGGTGCACCGCGAGAAGTTCAAGCCCCTCGGCGGGCCCGACGGAGGCAACGGGGGCCGCGGCGGTGACGTCGTCCTCGAGGTCGACCCGCAGGTGACGACCCTGCTGGACCTGCACCGCCGTCCGCACCGCAGCGCGCCCGACGGCCGCTTCGGCATGGGCAGCCACCGCAACGGGGCCGAGGGCGACGACCTCGTCATCGGCGTCCCGGACGGCACGATCGTCCGGTCCTCCTCCGGGGACCTGCTCGCCGACATGGTCGGTCCGGGCACGCGCTACGTCGTGGCTCCCGGCGGCCGCGGCGGCCTGGGCAACGCGGCGCTGGCGACGACCAAGCGCAAGGCGCCCGGCTTCGCCCTGCTGGGTGAACCGGGCGAGGCCGCCGACGTCGTGCTCGAGCTCAAGACGCTCGCCGACGTCGCGCTCGTGGGGTTCCCCAGCGCCGGCAAGTCCAGCCTGGTCGCGGCGCTGTCCGCGGCCCGGCCCAAGATCGCCGACTACCCGTTCACGACGCTGGTGCCGAACCTGGGCGTCGTCGAGGCCGGCTCGACGCGCTTCACCGTCGCCGACGTCCCCGGGCTCATCCCGGGCGCCAGCGAGGGGCGCGGCCTCGGCCTCGACTTCCTGCGCCACGTCGAGCGCTGCGTGGCTCTCGTCCACGTCCTCGACGGGGCGACGCTGGAGACCGACCGCGACCCGGTGAGCGACCTCGAGGCGATCGAGAAGGAACTCGCGGCCTACACCGTCGACGACGGCACCGTCCCGCTGCAGGACCGTCCGCGCATCGTCGTCATCAACAAGGCCGACGTCCCCGACGCCGTCGACATGGCCGACATCGTCCGCGAGGACCTCGAGAAGCGCGGCGCGCCCGTCTTCGTCGTGTCCGCCGTGGCCCGCACCGGGTTGCGCGAGCTGTCCTTCGCGATGGCCGAGCTCGTCGCCGCCTCCCGGGCCGCGGCCCCCGAGGCCGTCCCGACGCGGGTCGTCCTCAACCCGCCGGCCGTCGACGCCTCCGGGTTCACGGTGACGCGGGAGGAGTACGGCGACGCCGAGCACGCCCAGGTCCGCTTCCGCGTCCGCGGCGAGAAGCCGCGCCGCTGGGTCCGGCAGACCGACTTCACCAACGACGAGGCCGTCGGCTACCTCGCCGACCGCCTCGCGCGGCTCGGCGTCGAGGACGAGCTCTTCAAGAAGGGCGCGACCCCGGGCGCCGAGGTGGTCATCGGCGACGACGCGAACGCCGTCGTCTTCGACTGGGAGCCGACGATGGTCGCGGGCGCCGAGGTGCTCGGCCAGCGCGGCTCGGACCTGCGCTTCGAGGACCAGTCCCGGCCCACCCGCGCCGCCAAGCGCGAGGAGGAGCGGGAACGCCGCGCCGCCAAGGCCGCCGCGCGCGGCGAGCTGGAGAGCGAGCGCCTGGCGGGCCACTGGACCGCCGACGACGACCAGGACTGA
- the proB gene encoding glutamate 5-kinase: MASARRVVVKVGSSSLTTAAGGLDASRLDALVDVLAQRRLAGGDVVLVSSGAIAAGLAPLGLSKRPRDLASQQAAASVGQGLLLAEYARAFGRAGLTVGQVLLTAEDVVRRTHYGNAQRTLERLLTLGVVPVVNENDTVATHEIRFGDNDRLAALVAHLVRADALVLLSDVDALYDAPPSRPGAQRIAHVRGPEDLSGVTVGSAGAAGVGTGGMTTKVEAAGIATSAGVPTLVTAAALAAPALAGQDVGTWFSVPPAKSARRSTRQLWLAHAAAPTGRLVLDEGAVRAVRSNRSSLLPAGVVGLSGRFRAGDPVDLVDGNGHAVARGLVNYSSEELPDLLGRTTRELARQWGPAYEREVVHRDHLVLLGR, encoded by the coding sequence CTGGCCTCGGCCCGCCGTGTCGTCGTCAAGGTGGGGTCGTCCTCGCTGACGACCGCGGCCGGGGGGCTGGACGCCTCCCGCCTCGACGCCCTCGTCGACGTCCTGGCCCAGCGCCGGCTCGCGGGCGGGGACGTCGTCCTCGTCTCCTCCGGTGCGATCGCCGCGGGGCTGGCGCCGCTGGGCCTGTCCAAGCGCCCGCGGGACCTGGCCAGCCAGCAGGCGGCGGCCAGCGTCGGCCAGGGGCTGCTCCTCGCGGAGTACGCGCGCGCCTTCGGCCGCGCCGGGCTGACGGTCGGGCAGGTGCTGCTGACGGCCGAGGACGTGGTGCGCCGCACCCACTACGGCAACGCGCAGCGGACGCTGGAGCGGCTGCTGACCCTGGGGGTCGTGCCCGTCGTCAACGAGAACGACACCGTCGCGACCCACGAGATCCGCTTCGGCGACAACGACCGGCTGGCCGCGCTCGTGGCGCACCTCGTGCGCGCCGACGCGCTCGTCCTGCTCTCCGACGTCGACGCCCTCTACGACGCACCGCCCTCGCGACCGGGGGCGCAGCGCATCGCGCACGTGCGGGGACCGGAGGACCTGTCGGGGGTGACGGTCGGTTCCGCGGGCGCGGCGGGGGTCGGCACGGGCGGCATGACGACCAAGGTCGAGGCCGCCGGCATCGCCACCTCCGCGGGCGTGCCGACGCTCGTGACGGCGGCGGCGCTGGCCGCACCGGCCCTGGCGGGCCAGGACGTGGGGACGTGGTTCTCGGTGCCGCCCGCGAAGTCGGCCCGGCGCAGCACCCGGCAGCTCTGGCTCGCGCACGCGGCGGCCCCCACGGGTCGTCTCGTGCTGGACGAGGGGGCCGTGCGCGCGGTGCGGTCCAACCGCTCCTCGTTGCTGCCCGCGGGTGTGGTGGGGCTGTCGGGCCGGTTCCGTGCGGGTGACCCCGTCGACCTGGTCGACGGAAACGGCCACGCCGTGGCCCGCGGGCTGGTGAACTACTCCTCGGAGGAGTTGCCGGACCTGCTCGGGCGCACGACGCGCGAGCTCGCCCGGCAGTGGGGTCCGGCGTACGAGCGCGAGGTCGTGCACCGGGACCACCTGGTCCTCCTGGGTCGCTGA